Sequence from the Arthrobacter pigmenti genome:
GCGCTCCTACTCAACCTCCTTCGGGTTGGCCTCGCGCCTGTTCGAGCGCGAAGTCCGCGTGCAGGTCGAGACTGTGTACGCGCTGGTCCGGATAGCGGATGAAATTGTCGACGGCGTTGCCTCCGCAGCCGGGCTCAGCGAGGACGAAACCCGCAACCGGCTGGATGAGCTTGAACGGGAGACTGAACGCGCCATGGCCTCCGGTTACAGCGCCAACCTCGTGGTGCACGCATTCGCCGACACGGCACGGCGCACGGGGATCGGGGTTGACCTCACGCGCCCGTTCTTCGCTTCCATGCGCGCCGACCTGGACCAGGTGGAGCACACTCCGGAATCTTTCGCGGAGTACGTCTACGGTTCAGCGGAGGTTGTCGGGCTGATGTGCCTGAAGTGCTTCCTGTACGGCACCGGTGTGGGCGCTGAGGAGGAGCGCCGGCTCGAAGGCGGCGCCCGACACCTCGGCGCAGCGTTCCAGAAGATCAACTTCCTCAGGGACCTCGCCGAAGATTTCACGTCCTTGGGGCGCAGCTACTTCCCGGACGTCTCGCCGCTGAACTTCAGTGAGGAGCACAAGGTGCGGCTGCTGGAGGACATCGAGCGGGATCTCGATGAGTCTCGGCGTGTGTTGAGCGGCCTCCCGCCGTCCAGCCGACGCGCCGTAGCCCTTGCCCAGGAGCTCTTCGCCGAACTGGCAGAACGGATCCGCGCCACACCGGCGACAAGCCTCATGTCCAGCCGCCTCAGCGTGCCGAACACGATGAAACTCCGGATTGCGCTCGCCGTTCTCGCGGGGAAACGCGGTATGTCCGCGCGGGACGGTGTTCGGCCGTGAACGTACGGACCATGACGGAAGCGTGCGCGCAGTGAAGGGCCGAGTGTCCCGGGGGCGCGACGTCGTCGTTATTGGTGGAGGCATCAGCGGCCTGGCCACCTCGGCACTGCTCGCGGCTGTTGGTTACACAGTGACGCTCCTCGAGAAGCAGGCCGAGGTAGGCGGCCGCGCGGGATCGTGGAGCGAGGCCGGTTTCCGGTTCGACGCCGGACCCTCCTGGTACCTGATGCCCGAGGTGATCGACCACTACTTTGCGCTGCTCGGGACGTCCGCGGATGAACAGCTGGACCTTGTGAAGCTGGACCCCGGGTACCGCGTCCTGTCCGAGGGGTTCGAGGAGCCTGTGGACGTTCCGGCGCAGCGGCGTCAGGTGGTGGAACTTTTCGAGCGGCTCGAATCCGGTGCGGGAGCCCGGCTTGAGCGGTATCTCGACTCGGCCGCCGAGACGTACACGATGGCCACGCGCCGCTTCCTTTACTCCACGTTCGAATCCTTCGGCCCGCTGCTCACGCCGGATGTGCTCGCCCGGGTGCCACGCCTTATCCGGCTGCTGCTGGAACCGCTGCACAGCTATGCCAGGCGGCATGTGAGCGATCCGCGGTTGCAGCAGATCCTCGAGTATCCCGCGGTGTTCCTAGGCACGTCTCCGTTCGCCGCGCCGAGCATGTACCACCTCATGAGCCACCTGGACCTCGACGACGGCGTGCTCTACCCACAGGGCGGCTTCACAGAGTTGGTCGGTGCCATCGAGCGGTTGGCGGTCGAGGCCGGCGTCACCATCCGCACCGACGCGGAGGTGCTCGGGATCGAGACCACCCGGGCGGCGTCGAAACGGCGCCCGGCAGCGGTGCGCGGTGTCCGCTACCGCGACCGGAACGGCAGGGAAGTGAGCCTGGCGGCCGACGTCGTCGTTTCTGCCGCGGACCTGCACCACACCGAAACCCGGCTTTTGCCGCGCGAGCTACAAACTTTCCCCAAACGGTACTGGGCGCACAGCACTGCCGGGCCCAGCGCACTGCTGCTCTACCTGGGCGTCCGCGGTGAACTGCCGCAGCTGCGCCACCACACACTACTCTTCACGAAGGACTGGGAAGAGAATTTCCGGGCAATCTTCGGAAGGACCACGTTCATCCCCACTCCCGCGTCGATGTACGTGTGCAAGCCGAGCGCTACCGACCCGGGCGTTGCGCCCGAGGGCCACGAGAACGTGTTCGTCCTGGTTCCCATCCCGGCGGATCCGAGCCTGGGCGGCAGCGGCGGCGAGCGGATCGAGCGGGTGGCCAACGCCGTGATCGGACAGCTCAGTGAATGGGCCGGAATTCCCGATTTGGCCGAGCGGATCGTGCTGCGGAGGAGCTACGGTCCGGCGGATTTCGAACGCGATTACCACTCCTGGAAGGGCACGTCGCTGGGGCCGGCGCACACCCTGCGGCAGAGCGCATTCTTCCGCGCCGGCAACGCCAGCAAGAAAGTGCAGGGCCTGTACTACGCGGGTGGGTCGACTATCCCGGGAATCGGCATTCCCATGTGCCTGATCAGTGCGGAGCTCGTGTTGAAGCGCCTGCGCAGGGACACCAGCACCGGCCCATTGACCGAACCGGTCCGCCCTGTCGTTGTGCGGGACGGCGCCTGATGGGAGCCGCCTACCTGCTGTTCCTTCTGGTCTCGCTGGGGTGCATGGTGCTGCTGGACCAGCGCCTGCGATTGTTCTTCTGGCACGACGCCGGGAGGGCGGCTCTGGTCCTGGCGGTGGGGATCCTGTTCTTCCTCGGGTGGGATCTGGCCGGGATCGGCCTCGGCATCTTTTACCGCGGGCAGACCGAGCTGATGCTCGGCGTAATGCTCGCGCCCGAACTGCCATTGGAGGAACTGGTCTTCCTGACCTTCCTCAGCTACCTCGTGATGAACCTTTTCCTGATGTTCCGGCGCGTGTTCGGGAAGGTTCTCAACCGCGCGCGGTTGGAGGAACGGGCATGACGTACTGGACGCTGAATGCATTCTTCCTCCTGCCGGCCCTCATCGTGGCGGTGGCGGCCGTCGTCGTGCTGCGGGGGCGGGAGCGCAGGGTGGCACTGGCAGCGGCGGGTGGCGCCGCCGTCGTCGTACTGGTTCTTACCGCCGTGTTCGACAGTCTGATGATCGCTGCCGGGCTGTTCAGTTACGCGCCGGAGCTGATTTCCGGAGTTTTCGTTGGGCTCGCACCGCTTGAGGACTTCGCATATCCGGTGGCGGCGGTGCTCCTGCTGCCCTCGCTGTGGATCCTCCTGGGCGAGCGGAAGCGGAAGCGCCCGTGAACATTCTGCGCACTCTTTTCCTTTCCTCCCGGCCGCTCTCCTGGGTGAATACGGCGTTCCCGTTCGCGGCAGCGTTTCTGCTGACGGCGGGCGGCATCGACCTCGCGTGGGTGATCGGCACGTTGTACTTCCTGGTTCCGTACAACCTCGCGATGTACGGGATCAACGACGTCTTCGACTATGAATCCGACCTGCGCAATCCCCGGAAGGGCGGCGTGGAGGGCGCGGTGCTGGACCGCACCATGCACAAGGTCACGCTTCGGGCCGCGATCGCGACGAACGTGCCGTTCCTGGCGGTGCTGGTTCTGTTGGGGAGCCCGTTGTCATGGCTGGTCCTTGCGATCAGCGTGTTCGCGGTCATCGCGTACAGCGCACCGGGGTTGCGTTTCAAGGAGCGCCCGTTTCTCGATTCGGTGACGTCGAGCACGCACTTCGTCAGCCCCGCGCTGTACGGGCTGGTCCTTGCAGGCGCTGACTTCACGCCGGCTCTATGGGCATTGCTCGCGGCGTTCTTTCTGTGGGGTGTGGCCAGCCAGGCGTTCGGTGCCGTGCAGGATATCGCCGCAGACCGCGCGGGTGGAATTGCGTCGATCGCGACCGTGACCGGTGCCCGCGCGACCGTCCGGTTCGCCGTCGGCGCGTATCTGGTCAGCGGCGCCCTCCTCCTGTTCACGCCCTGGCCGGGGCCGCTGGCGTCTTTCCTCGTCCTGCCGTACGTGGTCAACATCGTCCCGTTCGCGTCGCTAGAGGACGACGACGGCGAGGTCGCCAACCGCGGCTGGAAGCGGTTCCTCTGGCTGAACTACGTCACCGGGTTCCTGGTCACGATGTTGCTGATCTGGTACGCGAACTCAATCTGGTGGTACGCGAATTAATTACGTTCTACCCCCTTGTTAGCCAGTTGATAAGCGTGCTTACAATATACGTGCTTGGCATCTCTGGTTGTAGGAATGGTTCGCCGGGGGTGCTCCCGATGCCGGCGTTTGGATATGCCGTCGGCAGCAAACACCGGCCCATGTAGCCGTACGCGCGGACGCTGGCCCGGCATTATCGCTAGCACCCCCTGGTTGGTGGCCAACGGCCTTTGGGGTAAGGCGATTCTTCACTGGTTTCCCTCACTGATTACAGCTTGAAGGGAATGTTATGCGTGGGAAGTTAATGATTTGTGGGGGCGCAGTCGCGGCCGCCGTCGTCGGGAAACGCGTTCTAGACGCCCGGTCAAAACAGGCCTCGCACTCGGATGAACCACGGTGGAATTCGGTCACGGTCGAATTGTCGCCCGAGGAGATTGCACCCGGTGGGAGCTACCCTCAACCGCTGGCGGATCTTGGGAACGCCGTCGATATCCGAATGATCCCGGGCCCTGGCAGCTGGGGAACCGAGCTTGGCGCACGGCCGAAGGCTGGGGCATCACGTACTTCGGTGGGAAAACTGAAGCAGGATGTGCGCCGCGCTTTGCGCCAATCAAAGACGCTGCTGGAGGCCGGGGAGATCCTTCGGGATGAGCCGAAGCCACACGGGAAAAGACCGTCCACACCCACCGGCAAGCTCGTGGATGCATGGGAGAAGCGTGCTCAGGGAGGTGGATACCTATGAAAGCCCTGACATGGCGGGGAATCAATTCCCTGGAAGTGGAAACGATCGATGACCCGGCCATCCTCAACGGCCACGATGTGATCGTCAAGGTAGAGCTAACGGTCACCTGCGGGTCTGATCTGCATCTCCTCGGCGGTTATATACCCACGATGCGCGCCGGCGATGTCCTCGGTCATGAGTTCGTGGGCGAGGTTGTGGAGGTCGGCTCCTCGGTGTCCAAGCATCAGATCGGCGACCGGGTGGTGGTGTGCTCCTTCATCGCCTGCGGGAACTGTTGGTTCTGCAAGCACGAGCTGTACTCGCTGTGCGATAACGGCAATAACAATGACGCGATCCCCGAAACCTTATGGGGGTACGCGCCCGGCGGTTGCTTCGGGTATTCCCATGCGATGGGCGGCTGGACAGGCAGCCACGCAGAGTACATTCGTGTGCCGTACGCGGATGTCGGTGCCTTCAAAGTGCCCGACGGCGTCAGCAGCCAACGCGCTTTGTTCGCCTCGGATTCCGCGCCGACGGGATGGATGGGCGCCGATCTCGGCGGCGTTCAACCCGGTGACGTTGTCGCCGTCTGGGGAGCGGGCGCCGTGGGACAGATGGCAGCGCGGGCCGCGGTTCTGCTCGGTGCAGAGCGGGTGGTGGTCATTGACCGCTATCAGTACCGGCTGGACCAGGTTCAGACGCACATCGAGGCGGACACGCTCGATTACACGAGAACCTCCGTGCTGGCCGAGTTGAAAGAAATGACGGGCGGACGCGGGCCGGACGTCTGCATTGAGGCCGTGGGCATGGAAGCCCACAGCACTGGCCCCGATTACCTCTACGACCAGGTCAAGCAGCAGTTGCGGTTGCAGACCGACCGCCCGACAGCGGTACGCGAGGCAATCATGGCCTGCCGCAAGGGAGGAAGCGTTTTTGTGCTCGGCGTTTTCGGTGGACTGGTGGACAAGTTCCCGCTGGGAGCGGTGATGAACAACGGGCTCACCCTCCGCTCCGCCCAGCAGCACGGGCAGCGGTACGTTCCCATGCTGCTGGAGCGAATGGCAGCCGATGAGCTGAAAACCGAGCACCTTGCCACACACATCATGCCCCTTGATGAAGGACCCAAAGGGTATGACATTTTCAAGAACAAGAAGGACAACTGCGTTCGGACCGTTTTCCGTCCGTGACGCACATATGAATTCGAGGAGTGAACAAGGATGAAAGCGGTTGTATATAACGGTCCGAGGGACGTCAGTGTTGGTGACGTTTCGGACGCGAAGATTGAACGACCCACCGATGTGTTGGTCAAAATCACCGCAACGAATATCTGCGGATCCGACCTGCACATGTACGAGGGGCGCACGGATTTCGAGACCGGACGAAACTTCGGCCACGAGAATATGGGCCAGGTGGTCGAGGTCGGCGACGGCGTAGACAAGGTCAAAGTCGGCGAATATGTGGTGCTGCCCTTCAACATTTCCTGCGGGTTCTGCAAGAACTGCGAACGCGGTCACACCAACTACTGCCTGACCACCCAGCCCGATGCTGCACTGGCCGGAGCCGCGTATGGATTCGCGGGAATGGGACCCTGGGCCGGCGGGCAGGCGGAAATGCTGCGGGTTCCCTACGGCGACCACAACTGCCTCCGCCTGGGGGAGGACGCCAAAGAGAAAGAGAACGATTATGTGATGCTCGCCGACATCTTCCCCACCGGCTACCACGCCCCCGAAATGGCCGGGGTGGTACCCGGGGACACGGTGGTGATCTACGGTGCAGGCCCAGTTGGCTTGATGGCGGCATTATCCGCGACCACCAAGGGCGCCGCCAGAGTGATGGTGGTCGACCGCCATCCGGACCGGCTGCGGCTCGCCGAGCAGATCGGCGCCATACCGATTGACGATTCGAAGACCGACCCGGTGCAGTTTGTGTTGGATCAGACCATGGGTTTGGGTGCTGACCGCGGCTGTGAATGCGTGGGGTACCAGGCCCATGACCCGCAAGGTACCGAAGATCCGGCGCTGACGTTGAACCGGCTGATCGCCTCGGTGCGCTTCACCGGCGGGATCGGAGTCGTCGGTGTCTTCATGCCAGCCGATCCTGGTGGACCTAATGAGGATGCCAAGCAGGGCAAGGTTGCCATTGACTACGGCCTGCACTGGTTCAAAGGTCAGACCATTGGGTCCGGCCAGTGCCCGGTGAAGAAATACAACCGGCAGCTGCGTGACCTGATCGCCGGAGACAAGGTGAAGCCGTCCTGGATCGTCTCGCACGAGATCCCGCTGACCGAAGCGGCGGATGCCTACCGCAACTTCGATGAGCGTAATGACGGATGGACCAAAGTTGTTATCAAACCCGAGTTGGCAAACGCATGAGCGGGGTGGTCAACGCCGCGTTGTTGGTGCGGGTTCAGGCGCAGCCCGGGAAAGAGGATGAAGTCGAGCAGTTCCTGCGTGATGGTTTGGCGATCGTGAACGACGAGCCAGGGACAGTGGCGTGGTTCGCAGTCCGGTTTGGTCCCTCGAGCTTCGGGATCTTCGACGCGTTTCCTGATGACGCGGCGCGGCAGACTCACCTTGGTGGACGCCTCGGAACTGCGTTGATGGCCCGGGCAGAGGAACTGTTCACCGAGGCGCCCACCGTCGAACCCGTGGACGTGATCGCCCACAAACTCCCCTAAAAGCGGCCGTTCTCCTAGGCTCCGACGTGATGGGAGACCGCAACACCGGAAGAGGTATGTCATGACTGATCAGATTCAGGAGCTTCCCGCCGAGCAGCCGCTGGGACAGTTGGAGGAGGTTGCCTACTTTCATGGGGCGATGCTTACGGGCGTCACGGTATCGCATGAGGGCCGGATCTTTGTGAATTATCCCAAATGGGGCGACGACGTGGAGTACACCGTAGCCGAGGTCATCGACGGCGAGGCGGTTGCCTACCCTAATCAGGAGATCAACCGGAGCGATCCGGACAATCTGGCGGGTACCTTACTCTCGGTGCAAAGTGTGGTGGTGGATCCGGCGGACCGGTTATGGATCCTGGACACCGGCAGTCCGTTGTTCCAACCGACGGCGTTTGGCGGTCCAAAGCTGGTTTGCGTCGATCTGGCAACCGACACAGTGGTCAAAACAATTCTGTTTCCCCAAGATGTTGCCTTGCCGACCAGCTATCTCAACGATGTGCGCTTCGATCTGCGGCGCGGGCAGGAGGGTATCGCGTACCTGACGGATTCCTCGGACCAGGGACCGAACGGAATCGTGGTTGCCGATCTGGCTACCGGCGAAAGTTGGCGGCGGCTGCACGACCACCCCTCAACGAAAGCGGAAGAATTGTCTGCTTTCGTGCCGGTAGTCGAGGGGCGGCCCGTGGTGGAACGTCAAGCGGACGGCTCTGCCGGGCCCGCGATTGCGATGGGCTCCGATGGTATAGCCATCAGCAGCGACGGCGGCAGGCTGTACTACTGTCCACTGGCCAGCCGCCGACTCTACAGTGTGGCAACTGATGCGCTCGTGGACTGTTCAATCGACTCTGGTGCCGTGGCTGCCACAGTCACTGAGGAAGGAGACAAAGGCGGCGCCGGTGATGGACTCGAATCTGATGCGGCGGGCTACGTTTACGCGACGAACTACGAGCACAACGCCGTCCTCCGTTGGGCATCCGGTTCCGACGGAGCCTGGGAGACGGTGGCACACGATCCCCGGCTGTTATGGCCCGATACGCTCTCGCTGGCCCGCGACGGCTATCTCTATGTCACCGCGAACCAGCTGCATCGGCAGTCGGACTATCAGAATGGCGAAGACCGGCGGGTTAAGCCCTACACACTGTTTCGAATACGCGTGGACGCCGAGCCGGTGCTACTGCGCTGACCGGCAAGCTCGGGTACAGCCACATGCGCAAGCGGGCAGTGTCCGGGGAGCAGGGATCTGAGGACGCGGCGGACCGATCGGTTGGGACGCTGGAATTGTTCTTTGATCTGGTCTTCGTCTATGCGATGTCCCAGGTGACCATCCTGATGTTGGCGGACATCTCGTGGACGGGTTTTGGACGCGGGCTCTTGACGCTCGCCGCGGTGTGGTGGGCATGGGTCTGCTACGCCTGGCTGACTAACAGCTCTGACCACGCGGGGCCTGCGCACCGCCTGCTGATCTTCTTTGCGATGGCGGCGATGCTGGTCGCCGCAGTCGCGCTGCCGCAGGCTTTTGGCGCCGGCGCGCTGGTGTTCGGGCTCGCGTTCCTGGCGGTCCGACTGATTCACGTGGCGCTGCTGGCTCTCGATGTACGGAGCGATGCAGAAGTGGGTGCGCCCGCGCTCCGGTTAATCCCACCCTGCTCTCCGGACCTGTGTTGCTGTTGGCCGCCGCGTTCGTCGACACACCGGCGCGGGAGCTGCTGTGGATAGCGGCCGTGGTGATCGACTTCTCGGGGCCGGTTCTGGTCGGCACCGCCGGCTGGGGAGTGGCGCCCGGTTACTTCGTGGAGCGGCACGGGCTCATCATCATCATCGCGCTAGGTGAGGCGATCGTCGAGGTCGGCGCTGGCGCCGAAGGCTCTGTGGGGCGGCCGGGTGTGGTAATCGCGGTTCTCCTCGCTGTGCTGATCGCGGCCGGCCTGTGGTGGTCCTACTTCGGTTATCTCCGCGGTGGGGCCGAACGGAGGCTGCGTGGCACCGGGAACCAGGAGCGGGCCCGGCTGGCGCGCGATTCATACAGTTATCTGCACTTGCCGCTGGTAGCCGGGGTGATGTTCTTCGCACTAGGTGTACACGAGGCCGTCACGAATGTGGCCGAACCGCTCCGGCCGCTGCCTGCCGTCGCCCTGGCCGGTGGCGTCGCATTGTTCTTCCTCGGCGACGTCGCCTACCGATGGCGCGATCACCACCAGCTTGCCGCCGGTCGTCTCCTTGCAGGGGTGGCGGCTACTGCACTAATCCCGGTCGCGGTGTTGGCGCCGGCGTTGGCGGCGCTTGCCGGGCTCACCCTGATCTGCGTACTGCAAACCAGCTGGGAACTCTGGCGGCACCCTGCGATCGGGCCAGTTGACAACTCCTGACTAATTAGCGTCGTGAAACGTTCCTGCGCGTCCTATCCTGGGGTCGCCCAGCAT
This genomic interval carries:
- a CDS encoding phytoene/squalene synthase family protein; translation: MSRTRNSLADYTGAAAKSSAVVLRSYSTSFGLASRLFEREVRVQVETVYALVRIADEIVDGVASAAGLSEDETRNRLDELERETERAMASGYSANLVVHAFADTARRTGIGVDLTRPFFASMRADLDQVEHTPESFAEYVYGSAEVVGLMCLKCFLYGTGVGAEEERRLEGGARHLGAAFQKINFLRDLAEDFTSLGRSYFPDVSPLNFSEEHKVRLLEDIERDLDESRRVLSGLPPSSRRAVALAQELFAELAERIRATPATSLMSSRLSVPNTMKLRIALAVLAGKRGMSARDGVRP
- the crtI gene encoding phytoene desaturase family protein; amino-acid sequence: MKGRVSRGRDVVVIGGGISGLATSALLAAVGYTVTLLEKQAEVGGRAGSWSEAGFRFDAGPSWYLMPEVIDHYFALLGTSADEQLDLVKLDPGYRVLSEGFEEPVDVPAQRRQVVELFERLESGAGARLERYLDSAAETYTMATRRFLYSTFESFGPLLTPDVLARVPRLIRLLLEPLHSYARRHVSDPRLQQILEYPAVFLGTSPFAAPSMYHLMSHLDLDDGVLYPQGGFTELVGAIERLAVEAGVTIRTDAEVLGIETTRAASKRRPAAVRGVRYRDRNGREVSLAADVVVSAADLHHTETRLLPRELQTFPKRYWAHSTAGPSALLLYLGVRGELPQLRHHTLLFTKDWEENFRAIFGRTTFIPTPASMYVCKPSATDPGVAPEGHENVFVLVPIPADPSLGGSGGERIERVANAVIGQLSEWAGIPDLAERIVLRRSYGPADFERDYHSWKGTSLGPAHTLRQSAFFRAGNASKKVQGLYYAGGSTIPGIGIPMCLISAELVLKRLRRDTSTGPLTEPVRPVVVRDGA
- a CDS encoding lycopene cyclase domain-containing protein, translated to MGAAYLLFLLVSLGCMVLLDQRLRLFFWHDAGRAALVLAVGILFFLGWDLAGIGLGIFYRGQTELMLGVMLAPELPLEELVFLTFLSYLVMNLFLMFRRVFGKVLNRARLEERA
- a CDS encoding lycopene cyclase domain-containing protein is translated as MTYWTLNAFFLLPALIVAVAAVVVLRGRERRVALAAAGGAAVVVLVLTAVFDSLMIAAGLFSYAPELISGVFVGLAPLEDFAYPVAAVLLLPSLWILLGERKRKRP
- a CDS encoding prenyltransferase, whose amino-acid sequence is MLRTLFLSSRPLSWVNTAFPFAAAFLLTAGGIDLAWVIGTLYFLVPYNLAMYGINDVFDYESDLRNPRKGGVEGAVLDRTMHKVTLRAAIATNVPFLAVLVLLGSPLSWLVLAISVFAVIAYSAPGLRFKERPFLDSVTSSTHFVSPALYGLVLAGADFTPALWALLAAFFLWGVASQAFGAVQDIAADRAGGIASIATVTGARATVRFAVGAYLVSGALLLFTPWPGPLASFLVLPYVVNIVPFASLEDDDGEVANRGWKRFLWLNYVTGFLVTMLLIWYANSIWWYAN
- a CDS encoding zinc-dependent alcohol dehydrogenase; its protein translation is MKALTWRGINSLEVETIDDPAILNGHDVIVKVELTVTCGSDLHLLGGYIPTMRAGDVLGHEFVGEVVEVGSSVSKHQIGDRVVVCSFIACGNCWFCKHELYSLCDNGNNNDAIPETLWGYAPGGCFGYSHAMGGWTGSHAEYIRVPYADVGAFKVPDGVSSQRALFASDSAPTGWMGADLGGVQPGDVVAVWGAGAVGQMAARAAVLLGAERVVVIDRYQYRLDQVQTHIEADTLDYTRTSVLAELKEMTGGRGPDVCIEAVGMEAHSTGPDYLYDQVKQQLRLQTDRPTAVREAIMACRKGGSVFVLGVFGGLVDKFPLGAVMNNGLTLRSAQQHGQRYVPMLLERMAADELKTEHLATHIMPLDEGPKGYDIFKNKKDNCVRTVFRP
- a CDS encoding glutathione-independent formaldehyde dehydrogenase, with protein sequence MKAVVYNGPRDVSVGDVSDAKIERPTDVLVKITATNICGSDLHMYEGRTDFETGRNFGHENMGQVVEVGDGVDKVKVGEYVVLPFNISCGFCKNCERGHTNYCLTTQPDAALAGAAYGFAGMGPWAGGQAEMLRVPYGDHNCLRLGEDAKEKENDYVMLADIFPTGYHAPEMAGVVPGDTVVIYGAGPVGLMAALSATTKGAARVMVVDRHPDRLRLAEQIGAIPIDDSKTDPVQFVLDQTMGLGADRGCECVGYQAHDPQGTEDPALTLNRLIASVRFTGGIGVVGVFMPADPGGPNEDAKQGKVAIDYGLHWFKGQTIGSGQCPVKKYNRQLRDLIAGDKVKPSWIVSHEIPLTEAADAYRNFDERNDGWTKVVIKPELANA
- a CDS encoding putative quinol monooxygenase; amino-acid sequence: MSGVVNAALLVRVQAQPGKEDEVEQFLRDGLAIVNDEPGTVAWFAVRFGPSSFGIFDAFPDDAARQTHLGGRLGTALMARAEELFTEAPTVEPVDVIAHKLP
- a CDS encoding L-dopachrome tautomerase-related protein, encoding MTDQIQELPAEQPLGQLEEVAYFHGAMLTGVTVSHEGRIFVNYPKWGDDVEYTVAEVIDGEAVAYPNQEINRSDPDNLAGTLLSVQSVVVDPADRLWILDTGSPLFQPTAFGGPKLVCVDLATDTVVKTILFPQDVALPTSYLNDVRFDLRRGQEGIAYLTDSSDQGPNGIVVADLATGESWRRLHDHPSTKAEELSAFVPVVEGRPVVERQADGSAGPAIAMGSDGIAISSDGGRLYYCPLASRRLYSVATDALVDCSIDSGAVAATVTEEGDKGGAGDGLESDAAGYVYATNYEHNAVLRWASGSDGAWETVAHDPRLLWPDTLSLARDGYLYVTANQLHRQSDYQNGEDRRVKPYTLFRIRVDAEPVLLR
- a CDS encoding low temperature requirement protein A, producing the protein MRKRAVSGEQGSEDAADRSVGTLELFFDLVFVYAMSQVTILMLADISWTGFGRGLLTLAAVWWAWVCYAWLTNSSDHAGPAHRLLIFFAMAAMLVAAVALPQAFGAGALVFGLAFLAVRLIHVALLALDVRSDAEVGAPALRLIPPCSPDLCCCWPPRSSTHRRGSCCG
- a CDS encoding low temperature requirement protein A, producing MLLLAAAFVDTPARELLWIAAVVIDFSGPVLVGTAGWGVAPGYFVERHGLIIIIALGEAIVEVGAGAEGSVGRPGVVIAVLLAVLIAAGLWWSYFGYLRGGAERRLRGTGNQERARLARDSYSYLHLPLVAGVMFFALGVHEAVTNVAEPLRPLPAVALAGGVALFFLGDVAYRWRDHHQLAAGRLLAGVAATALIPVAVLAPALAALAGLTLICVLQTSWELWRHPAIGPVDNS